In Nitrospirae bacterium YQR-1, the genomic stretch AAAGTAGTGGTTAACAGGTGTTTGAAAGGTGGAAGCTTATAGATGTGTCACTTGAACACAGTGTGTTGTAAAAAAACAACATGAAATGAGCGGTAATGTGTTGAAAGTGTTGTTTTTATGGGCTGGCACAGGAATTGCAAGTAATGTGTTGAGATGAATTATAATATAGCGGACAGATGAAGATGAAATATAGCGGTTGATGAGGCAGGAAGAGAATTTTAAAGTGGAGAATTTACATAAATAAAAAAGGAGGTGATAGTTGGAGGCTGAGGGATTTGGCGGTAATGCCAATGAAGGAGACATCGGATTCGGAATGAAGCGACTGTGGAAATATTAATTTCAAGATTAAATTCTGCCGTAGGCAGAAAAAACTCAAGTTTGGTTTGGGAGGGTAACACATTGAAGAAACTTTTAATAATGGCAATGATTGCAATCCTTACGTTAGGTTTTAGCGTTGTTGTGTTTGCAGCAGACGATGCTAAGTCCGATACGGCAATGGTTGCAAAGGGTGACACCAAGATCACTATTGGTGGAGAGCTCAGGTTCAGAGGTTCCTACAGAAGTAACGTAGTTGACCAGGTAGATGACGGTCAGGTAGCTTATACACAGTTAAATGTAACCGGCTATGGCATAGCCACACCAGTGGCTTATGATGTAACAAGCATCTATGGTAACAGATATACCGGCGTTAGAACTAACGGTACCCAGACACTTGGCTCCAGGGTTATAAGCTCCGGTGACGACCACCAGTCATTTTATGATACCAGAGTAAGAGTCAGCATGGATGTAAAGGTTGCCGATACAACACAGGGCTTTATTGAGCTTGAATCAAACCAGGGTGATACAAACACCACAGATACTGAAAGATGGGGCACAAGCTCGGCAGCAACCGGCATAGCTCAGGTTGGTAACGCAAAAGCTGGAGACCTCAGGCTTCGCCAGGCATGGCTTAAGTACTACAAGAACGGCGTTGGCGTGCAGATTGGACATCAGCTCTTCAAACTCGGAAACGGGCTGTTTTTTGATCACACAAAATTCGGCGATGATGGTATCAGGTTCATAGCAGACCCTTCAAAGGAATGGCATATTGAAGTAAAAACAATAAAGTTTAAAGAAAGCACAATCGGCGCACCTGATGATGCAGACGCATATGTAGCGGAAGTTAGATACAGGAACCCACACTGGGGTATCAGCGGCGATATAACTTATGTTGATGACCAGTCATTTGGCGGCAGCACCGATGCAAAAG encodes the following:
- a CDS encoding alginate export family protein; translation: MKKLLIMAMIAILTLGFSVVVFAADDAKSDTAMVAKGDTKITIGGELRFRGSYRSNVVDQVDDGQVAYTQLNVTGYGIATPVAYDVTSIYGNRYTGVRTNGTQTLGSRVISSGDDHQSFYDTRVRVSMDVKVADTTQGFIELESNQGDTNTTDTERWGTSSAATGIAQVGNAKAGDLRLRQAWLKYYKNGVGVQIGHQLFKLGNGLFFDHTKFGDDGIRFIADPSKEWHIEVKTIKFKESTIGAPDDADAYVAEVRYRNPHWGISGDITYVDDQSFGGSTDAKVHLWNFGVRADGTWSNGLTLRGDIEAQAGNYRIASGSDAKMRGWALLAGVDYKITPPVKLTLEFAYGSGNGDEDTTNDIKYFVTSLGNDQHYTYVYEYHTPTACGGLTNSGICNTMYLKGGVAADMSKSLYGELYLYWLHASRNVAIYNGNPSGNLGWEVDAKLAYKIAKNLQYYVEGGYFFTGNSYDRVKTETFTYTNLSTANPVTTYEYTRNDAYAIRHGIQLNF